Proteins encoded within one genomic window of Halogeometricum sp. S1BR25-6:
- a CDS encoding isocitrate/isopropylmalate dehydrogenase family protein encodes MAHDIAVIPGDGIGREVVEAAFPLVRDAAEAHGATLAVTEYDWGSERYLDAGRMMPEDGLDRLEAHDSILLGAVGHPDVPDHVTLHGLRLPITKGFDQHVCKRPSYLFEGVDSPLRGYDAGEIDFVVYRQNTEGEYAHVGGREHEGSDNEVAVQSAVFTREATERLLRPAFEAAAARDGKLTNVTKSNAQAYGMVFWDDVVEEVSADYPGVEVERLLVDAASMDFVRRPEEFDVVAASNLFGDVLTDLGAIISGSIGLAPSANVDPTGTNPSMFEPVHGSAFDITGDGVANPLATVLSCAMMLEHLGEDEAADTLRGAVAAQLADSSAPRTPDIGGEGTTAEVVADLRTRLLG; translated from the coding sequence ATGGCCCACGACATCGCGGTGATACCCGGCGACGGCATCGGGAGAGAGGTGGTCGAGGCGGCGTTTCCGCTCGTCCGGGACGCGGCCGAGGCGCACGGCGCGACGCTCGCGGTGACGGAGTACGACTGGGGGAGCGAGCGGTATCTGGACGCGGGTCGGATGATGCCCGAGGACGGACTGGACCGTCTCGAAGCCCACGACTCGATTCTCCTCGGCGCGGTCGGGCACCCGGACGTCCCCGACCACGTCACCCTGCACGGACTGCGCCTCCCGATAACGAAGGGGTTCGACCAGCACGTCTGCAAGCGCCCCTCGTACCTCTTCGAGGGGGTGGACAGTCCCCTCCGCGGGTACGACGCCGGCGAGATAGATTTCGTCGTCTACCGGCAGAACACGGAGGGGGAGTACGCGCACGTCGGCGGCCGGGAACACGAGGGTTCCGACAACGAAGTCGCGGTGCAGAGCGCGGTGTTCACGCGGGAGGCGACGGAACGACTCCTCCGGCCCGCGTTCGAGGCGGCGGCCGCCCGCGACGGGAAACTGACCAACGTCACGAAGTCGAACGCGCAGGCGTACGGCATGGTGTTCTGGGACGACGTGGTGGAGGAGGTGAGCGCCGACTATCCCGGCGTGGAGGTCGAACGACTGCTCGTCGACGCCGCGAGCATGGACTTCGTGCGCCGCCCCGAGGAGTTCGACGTCGTCGCGGCGTCGAACCTGTTCGGCGACGTCCTGACCGACCTCGGCGCGATTATCTCCGGGAGCATCGGGCTTGCGCCCTCCGCGAACGTCGACCCGACGGGGACGAACCCGTCGATGTTCGAACCGGTCCACGGGAGCGCCTTCGACATCACAGGCGACGGCGTCGCGAATCCGCTCGCGACCGTGCTCTCCTGTGCGATGATGCTCGAGCATCTCGGTGAAGACGAGGCCGCCGACACCCTCCGGGGGGCCGTCGCGGCGCAACTCGCGGACTCGTCGGCGCCCCGGACGCCGGACATCGGCGGCGAGGGGACGACCGCGGAAGTCGTCGCGGACCTCCGGACCCGACTGCTCGGATGA
- a CDS encoding ATP-dependent DNA ligase, giving the protein MEYAALVDVYDRLAATASNNEKRDILAETFAGAGDLLPRLVVLARGRLFPAYDRGELGVSSSLTLEAVLAATGAAEDAVRERWRETGDLGDAAAWAVDNGGQQTLFSRDLTVERVHDDLRGLADFEGEGSQGRRVDALAGLVSDATADEARYVVRTALGHLRVGVGEGTIRDALAVAFLDDGGESVDAVERAYQVTNDFGVVAETARGGGVEALRELDVELFRPIQLMLAEKAETLAEGLADAAGDGGEAVHCEYKYDGIRVQIHVDGDEVRLFTRRLEEVTLQFPDVVRAVREGVAADRAIFDGELVGYAPETIREKSRSPVVFQTLSRRVKRESDIEAMVGEIPVVVHLFDCLYDGETTLDRPASERLERLGAAFSSVAPDPEGGVAGLERATSASASSEDPDSAATLYEEALERGHEGLMMKNATAAYQPGRRVGRMLKLKPTMEPLDLVVTRAKYSEGRRSEWLGRLYLACYDPESDELLEVGRLSTGYTDEELADLTEELEARIVNREGRLVELEPEVVLEVAYEEIQSSSEYDSGYALRFPRFLNVRADLGRTDADTIERVESLFDSQ; this is encoded by the coding sequence ATGGAGTACGCCGCCCTCGTCGACGTGTACGACCGCCTCGCGGCGACGGCCTCGAACAACGAGAAGCGCGATATCCTGGCCGAGACGTTCGCCGGCGCCGGCGACCTCCTGCCGCGACTGGTCGTCCTCGCGCGGGGGCGACTGTTCCCCGCGTACGACCGCGGGGAACTCGGCGTCTCGTCCAGTCTCACCTTGGAGGCCGTCCTCGCCGCGACCGGCGCCGCGGAGGACGCGGTGCGCGAGCGGTGGCGGGAGACCGGTGACCTCGGCGACGCGGCGGCGTGGGCCGTCGACAACGGCGGCCAGCAGACGCTGTTCTCCCGCGATTTGACCGTCGAACGCGTCCACGACGACCTGCGCGGACTGGCCGACTTCGAGGGGGAGGGGAGTCAGGGGCGGCGCGTCGATGCCCTGGCGGGACTCGTCTCCGACGCGACGGCCGACGAGGCGCGCTACGTCGTTCGGACCGCCCTCGGACACCTGCGCGTCGGCGTCGGCGAGGGGACGATTCGGGACGCTCTCGCCGTCGCGTTCCTCGACGACGGGGGAGAATCGGTCGACGCCGTCGAGCGAGCCTACCAGGTGACGAACGACTTCGGCGTCGTCGCCGAGACGGCGCGCGGCGGCGGGGTCGAGGCCCTCCGCGAACTCGACGTGGAACTGTTCAGACCGATTCAGTTGATGCTCGCCGAGAAGGCCGAGACGCTGGCCGAGGGTCTCGCCGACGCGGCGGGGGACGGCGGGGAGGCGGTCCACTGCGAGTACAAGTACGACGGAATCCGGGTACAGATACACGTCGACGGGGACGAGGTGCGGTTGTTCACGAGGCGTCTCGAAGAGGTGACCCTCCAGTTCCCGGACGTCGTCCGCGCGGTTCGGGAGGGCGTCGCGGCCGACCGGGCTATCTTCGACGGCGAACTCGTCGGGTACGCCCCCGAAACGATTCGGGAGAAGTCCCGCTCGCCGGTCGTCTTCCAGACGCTCTCTCGACGGGTCAAACGCGAGTCCGACATCGAGGCGATGGTCGGGGAGATTCCCGTCGTCGTCCACCTGTTCGACTGCCTGTACGACGGCGAGACGACGCTCGACCGCCCGGCATCAGAACGGCTGGAACGCCTCGGCGCCGCGTTCTCGTCGGTCGCGCCGGACCCCGAGGGGGGCGTCGCCGGACTCGAACGGGCGACGTCCGCGTCGGCGTCGTCCGAGGACCCCGATTCGGCGGCGACGCTCTACGAGGAGGCGTTGGAACGCGGTCACGAGGGGCTGATGATGAAGAACGCGACCGCGGCGTACCAACCGGGGCGGCGCGTCGGGCGCATGCTGAAACTCAAGCCGACGATGGAACCGCTCGACCTCGTGGTGACCCGCGCGAAGTACAGCGAGGGCCGACGGAGCGAGTGGCTGGGTCGGCTCTACCTCGCCTGCTACGACCCCGAGAGCGACGAACTCCTCGAAGTAGGTCGACTCTCCACCGGCTACACCGACGAGGAACTGGCCGACCTCACCGAGGAACTGGAGGCGCGCATCGTGAACCGGGAGGGCCGCCTCGTCGAACTGGAACCCGAGGTGGTGCTGGAAGTCGCCTACGAGGAGATACAGTCCTCCTCCGAGTACGACTCGGGGTACGCGCTCCGCTTCCCGCGCTTCCTGAACGTCCGCGCGGACCTCGGCCGCACCGACGCGGATACGATAGAGCGGGTCGAGTCGCTGTTCGACTCGCAGTGA
- a CDS encoding TVP38/TMEM64 family protein codes for MRLFSSAAARRRSAALLVAVAAALAALYAGLRRYAPFVLHPEELRAWIEGFGVLAPVVFVLFQTVQVVVAPIPGQVVALVAGYLFGPVAGTVYSLVGVLLGSAIAFMLADRYGRGFVEEVLDEEVVERFDGFVDRVGVPGLLAFVVIPGLPDDAICFLAGITNWRLRTFMAAITVGRLPAYVLTVYAGGKLASGRFVGAMAIFGAIVAISVVGYVKQKTIRNLVRRFAERASF; via the coding sequence GTGAGGCTGTTCTCCTCGGCGGCGGCCCGACGGCGGAGCGCGGCGCTCCTAGTCGCCGTTGCGGCGGCGCTGGCTGCGCTGTACGCGGGTCTCCGGCGCTACGCGCCGTTCGTCCTCCACCCCGAGGAACTCCGCGCGTGGATCGAGGGGTTCGGCGTACTCGCGCCGGTCGTCTTCGTCCTCTTTCAGACGGTGCAGGTCGTCGTCGCCCCGATTCCCGGCCAGGTCGTCGCGCTCGTCGCGGGGTACCTGTTCGGTCCGGTCGCGGGGACCGTCTACAGCCTCGTCGGCGTGCTCCTCGGGAGCGCCATCGCGTTCATGCTGGCCGACCGGTACGGACGGGGCTTCGTCGAGGAGGTGCTCGACGAGGAGGTGGTCGAACGATTCGACGGGTTCGTCGACCGGGTCGGGGTTCCGGGTCTGCTGGCGTTCGTCGTCATCCCCGGCCTCCCGGACGACGCCATCTGTTTTCTCGCCGGAATCACGAACTGGCGGCTCCGAACGTTCATGGCCGCCATCACGGTCGGACGGCTCCCGGCCTACGTGCTCACCGTCTACGCCGGCGGCAAACTGGCGAGCGGACGGTTCGTCGGCGCGATGGCCATCTTCGGCGCAATAGTCGCGATTTCCGTCGTCGGCTACGTCAAGCAGAAGACGATACGAAACCTCGTGCGGCGGTTCGCGGAGCGCGCCTCCTTCTGA
- a CDS encoding MBL fold metallo-hydrolase, with protein sequence MTVQYRDGIEITLSDGTRVVCDADDPPSGSANRTSSGDADDPPDSDVTVVSHAHGDHFPEGEATAVCSPLTADLASARRDVPLHATTDERIELLPAGHVAGSTAALVTDPDGTRYLYTGDVCTRSRFYLDGFEPPDADVLIVETTYGEPEYVFPDHETVASDIVSWLRETDEPVLLFGYALGRAQKLQLLAEEAGRERLFTTDAVFRVNDVVESHLDVSFGAEQYESETELGPGDALVLPMTTARIDWIGNLAEETGAVKAGFSGWAVDDAFKFRGDFDETFPLSDHCDFAELCDLVDAVDPDRVYTQHGSTDAFAETLTRRGYEATALKRNQTALGDF encoded by the coding sequence GTGACGGTCCAGTACCGCGACGGCATCGAGATAACGCTCTCCGACGGGACGCGCGTCGTCTGCGACGCCGACGACCCACCCAGTGGGTCTGCCAACCGGACGTCGTCCGGTGACGCTGACGACCCCCCGGACAGCGACGTGACCGTCGTCTCCCACGCGCACGGCGACCACTTCCCCGAGGGCGAGGCGACGGCGGTGTGCTCGCCGCTAACCGCAGACCTCGCGTCGGCGCGTCGCGATGTTCCCCTGCACGCGACGACCGACGAGCGAATCGAACTGCTCCCGGCGGGTCATGTCGCCGGGTCGACGGCCGCCCTCGTGACCGACCCGGACGGCACGCGCTACCTCTACACGGGCGACGTCTGCACCCGGTCGCGGTTCTACCTCGACGGCTTCGAACCGCCGGACGCGGACGTGCTCATAGTCGAGACGACGTACGGCGAACCGGAGTACGTCTTCCCCGACCACGAGACGGTCGCCTCGGATATCGTCTCGTGGCTTCGGGAGACAGACGAACCGGTGTTGCTGTTCGGCTACGCCCTCGGTCGGGCGCAAAAGCTCCAGTTGCTCGCCGAGGAGGCGGGCCGCGAGCGACTGTTCACCACCGACGCCGTCTTTCGAGTGAACGACGTGGTGGAGTCGCACCTCGACGTGTCGTTCGGCGCGGAACAGTACGAATCTGAGACGGAACTCGGTCCGGGCGACGCCCTTGTCCTCCCCATGACGACGGCGCGCATCGACTGGATAGGAAACCTCGCCGAGGAGACGGGAGCGGTCAAAGCGGGCTTCTCGGGGTGGGCTGTCGACGACGCGTTCAAGTTTCGCGGCGACTTCGACGAGACGTTCCCTCTGTCGGACCACTGCGACTTCGCCGAACTCTGCGACCTCGTCGACGCCGTCGACCCCGATCGGGTGTACACCCAGCACGGGTCGACGGACGCCTTCGCGGAGACGCTGACGCGACGCGGCTACGAGGCGACGGCGCTCAAGCGGAACCAGACCGCCCTCGGGGATTTCTGA
- a CDS encoding bifunctional 4-hydroxy-2-oxoglutarate aldolase/2-dehydro-3-deoxy-phosphogluconate aldolase has translation MSDTTAGRIRETGIVAIVRGTDADAAIETVDAIRRGGVPTVEITANTEGVLGMIGDVSSSFAADEVTVGAGTVLDAETARAATLAGAEFLVTPSFDEGVVRVANRYGKPSLVGIATPTEAVRAFEAGADMVKVFPAGTLGPEFVSSLGGPLGHIPTVPTGGVSLGNVRAFFDAGATAVGVGSSIADTDAVARGDFETIEENARAFVAEVEDARSE, from the coding sequence ATGAGCGACACGACAGCGGGTCGCATCCGAGAGACGGGTATCGTCGCGATCGTCCGCGGAACCGACGCCGACGCGGCCATCGAAACGGTCGACGCGATTCGACGCGGCGGCGTCCCGACGGTCGAAATCACGGCGAACACGGAGGGCGTCCTCGGCATGATTGGAGACGTCTCCTCGTCGTTCGCGGCCGACGAGGTGACCGTCGGAGCGGGGACGGTGCTCGACGCGGAGACGGCCCGGGCGGCGACGCTCGCCGGCGCGGAGTTTCTCGTTACGCCGTCGTTCGACGAGGGCGTAGTCCGGGTAGCGAACCGCTACGGGAAGCCCTCGCTGGTCGGTATCGCGACGCCGACCGAGGCCGTTCGGGCGTTCGAGGCGGGCGCGGACATGGTGAAGGTGTTCCCGGCGGGGACGCTGGGACCGGAGTTCGTCTCCTCGCTCGGGGGACCGCTCGGTCACATTCCGACCGTCCCGACGGGCGGCGTGAGTCTCGGCAACGTCCGCGCGTTCTTCGATGCCGGGGCGACGGCCGTCGGCGTCGGCAGTTCCATCGCCGACACCGACGCCGTCGCTCGCGGAGACTTCGAGACGATAGAGGAGAACGCTCGGGCCTTCGTCGCCGAGGTCGAAGACGCGCGGTCGGAGTGA
- a CDS encoding SDR family NAD(P)-dependent oxidoreductase yields MVGGDPTPVSGRFEGDTALVTGSTRGIGAGIAERLAAEGANVVVTGRTADAGKAVAERIRDDGGEATFVEADMRDPDDIAALVDAAVETFGGLDVLVNNAGVETDTGADEASMDDWTFVLETDFRSYWLCAKRAFAEMDRGSVVNVSSNHAFLTMPGKFPYNAVKAGINGMTRAMALDFGPTVRVNTVNPGWVAIDRTTDDMSDERRRELESMHPTGRIGTPEDIAGVVSFLASDDAAFVTGAHLLADGGRTAVMQDDTLPDYRARRNE; encoded by the coding sequence ATGGTAGGCGGGGACCCGACGCCCGTTTCGGGGCGCTTCGAGGGCGATACGGCTCTCGTCACCGGGTCGACGCGCGGCATCGGCGCGGGCATCGCGGAGCGACTCGCCGCCGAGGGGGCGAACGTCGTCGTCACCGGCCGAACCGCCGACGCGGGGAAGGCCGTCGCCGAGCGAATCCGCGACGACGGCGGCGAGGCGACGTTCGTCGAGGCCGACATGCGAGACCCGGACGACATCGCCGCCCTCGTCGACGCGGCCGTCGAAACGTTCGGCGGCCTCGACGTCCTCGTGAACAACGCCGGTGTCGAGACTGACACCGGCGCCGACGAGGCGTCGATGGACGATTGGACGTTCGTCTTGGAGACGGATTTCCGCTCGTACTGGCTCTGCGCGAAGCGGGCGTTCGCGGAGATGGACCGCGGCAGCGTCGTCAACGTCTCCTCGAACCACGCCTTCCTCACGATGCCGGGAAAGTTCCCGTACAATGCCGTGAAGGCGGGCATCAACGGGATGACGCGCGCGATGGCGCTGGACTTCGGGCCGACCGTCCGCGTCAACACGGTCAACCCGGGGTGGGTCGCCATCGACCGCACGACCGACGACATGTCCGACGAGCGACGCCGCGAACTGGAGTCGATGCATCCGACCGGTCGCATCGGCACCCCGGAGGATATCGCGGGCGTCGTCTCCTTTCTCGCCAGCGACGACGCCGCGTTCGTCACGGGCGCGCACCTGCTCGCCGACGGCGGGCGGACCGCGGTCATGCAGGACGACACGCTCCCGGACTACCGCGCGCGCAGAAACGAGTAG
- a CDS encoding Lrp/AsnC family transcriptional regulator, translated as MDGVPIDEIDRIILHLLQEDARRNTNAEISRQVSVSASTVGKRIARLEKEGILKGYRPEIDYERAGFPLQVLFVCTAPIAAREALATETLGVEGVLNVRELMTGEKNVHIQAVGASNEDITRIAHKLDEIGYSVADEILLRNEYSQPSVQFRPTTDGK; from the coding sequence ATGGACGGCGTTCCCATCGACGAAATCGACCGCATCATCCTGCACCTTCTACAGGAGGACGCCCGTCGCAACACGAACGCCGAGATCAGTCGACAGGTGAGCGTCTCGGCCAGCACCGTCGGCAAGCGAATCGCCCGGTTGGAAAAAGAGGGTATCCTGAAGGGGTATCGGCCGGAGATAGACTACGAACGGGCCGGGTTCCCCCTGCAGGTGCTGTTCGTCTGCACCGCGCCCATCGCGGCGCGAGAAGCCCTCGCCACCGAAACGCTCGGCGTCGAGGGCGTGCTGAACGTCCGCGAACTGATGACGGGGGAGAAGAACGTCCACATCCAGGCCGTCGGAGCCTCGAACGAGGACATCACGCGCATCGCGCACAAACTCGACGAGATAGGCTACTCCGTCGCCGACGAGATACTCCTACGCAACGAGTACAGCCAACCGTCGGTACAGTTTCGACCGACCACCGACGGGAAGTAG
- a CDS encoding endonuclease/exonuclease/phosphatase family protein, with protein sequence MIELETEQVQKQGDKQAEAAARVVQEAQPDVLVVNELTNNLQEGEHTDTANIDAFVENYLSVPQRDDLDGIDYEHTYQPTSNTGVLPDEDYDFNKDGEAGARPGDAFGFGEFPGHYAFAVASTYPIEESEIRSFQTFEWADMPDNLIPVKGEEGVVTDPADDETALYLTEDELDVYRLSSKTHVDVPFRVKGGTVHGLFAHPTPPGFDGVNNFNGKWNHDEVRFFADYVAGEDYIYDDDGVHGGLDDDASYVLMGDMNAGPGRGRDARPLQPAQKFFVDNDDFNTDRLPTSSGGFQHGLPTATRFGGDVEGVVELIDYVLPSPDLSLRDSAVVWPSEAATEDGLLDDVDEASDHRLVWADIATNPGNGKK encoded by the coding sequence GTGATCGAACTGGAGACGGAGCAGGTCCAAAAACAGGGAGACAAGCAGGCGGAAGCGGCCGCCCGAGTCGTGCAAGAAGCTCAACCGGACGTGCTCGTCGTCAACGAACTCACGAACAACCTGCAGGAGGGCGAACACACCGACACGGCGAACATCGACGCATTCGTCGAGAACTATCTCAGCGTCCCGCAACGGGACGACCTCGACGGCATCGACTACGAACACACGTATCAGCCGACAAGTAACACGGGCGTCCTCCCCGATGAGGACTACGACTTCAACAAAGACGGAGAGGCCGGTGCGCGGCCCGGCGACGCGTTCGGATTCGGTGAGTTCCCCGGACACTACGCGTTCGCGGTGGCGAGCACGTACCCGATCGAGGAGTCCGAGATACGGTCGTTCCAGACGTTCGAGTGGGCCGATATGCCCGACAACCTCATTCCGGTGAAAGGCGAGGAAGGCGTCGTCACGGACCCCGCGGACGACGAGACGGCGCTCTACCTCACCGAAGACGAACTCGACGTCTACCGACTCTCCTCGAAGACGCACGTCGACGTCCCGTTCCGGGTCAAAGGGGGAACGGTCCACGGTCTGTTCGCGCACCCGACGCCGCCCGGTTTCGACGGCGTAAACAACTTCAACGGGAAGTGGAACCACGACGAGGTCCGGTTCTTCGCGGATTACGTCGCCGGCGAGGACTACATCTACGACGACGACGGCGTACACGGGGGTCTCGACGACGACGCCTCGTACGTTCTGATGGGCGACATGAACGCGGGACCGGGACGTGGCCGAGACGCCCGTCCGCTCCAACCCGCACAGAAGTTCTTCGTCGACAACGACGACTTCAACACCGACCGTCTCCCGACGAGTTCGGGCGGGTTCCAGCACGGTCTTCCCACGGCGACACGCTTCGGCGGTGACGTGGAGGGAGTCGTCGAACTCATCGACTACGTCCTTCCGTCTCCCGACCTCTCGCTCCGAGACTCGGCGGTCGTCTGGCCGAGCGAGGCCGCGACGGAGGACGGCCTCCTGGATGACGTCGACGAAGCCTCGGACCACCGACTCGTCTGGGCCGACATCGCGACGAATCCCGGTAACGGAAAAAAGTAG
- a CDS encoding HalOD1 output domain-containing protein has protein sequence MSVTPQPWQRTPTETVVREVASLENVDPVELDPLLDVVDPEALDALVREEGDRSRVQLRIEFVYHGYEVVITSAGTVDVFRDS, from the coding sequence ATGAGCGTGACACCACAACCCTGGCAGCGGACTCCGACAGAAACCGTTGTCAGGGAGGTCGCCTCCCTCGAAAACGTCGATCCGGTCGAACTCGACCCTCTGCTCGACGTAGTCGACCCGGAAGCGTTGGACGCTCTCGTGCGGGAGGAGGGAGACCGGAGTCGCGTTCAGCTTAGAATCGAGTTCGTCTACCACGGCTACGAAGTGGTGATCACGTCCGCCGGCACCGTCGACGTCTTCCGGGACTCGTAG
- a CDS encoding NAD(P)-dependent oxidoreductase: MDRIGLVGAGYIGTEFLDRLLPDREVTVYDVDDRRVEDAVDRGATAADSPAAVAEGTDAVVMAVPGTPEVEATMEGEDGLAGSLSPGQLLVDATTTHPDTSLACEELCADAGAGFVEAPITGAAPREGYQMMVGGSEEHYAAATPLLDVLSDAHVRVGPVPDGTILKLGLQMRYAGRRALDAEIVEFARDNGVDPTLFAEFFGMDIPENFVTGDFTRDVEGLGARAIWDKDIGYARSVAHEEGTALPVNAVVHEAFRATRRLADDEEKDASALIRYWMALNGAEDRYE; the protein is encoded by the coding sequence ATGGACCGAATCGGACTCGTCGGCGCCGGCTACATCGGAACGGAGTTCCTCGACCGACTGCTCCCCGACCGCGAGGTGACGGTGTACGACGTCGACGACCGACGGGTCGAAGACGCCGTCGACCGCGGCGCGACGGCGGCCGACTCCCCGGCGGCGGTCGCCGAGGGAACCGATGCGGTGGTGATGGCGGTGCCCGGGACGCCGGAGGTGGAGGCGACGATGGAGGGCGAAGACGGACTCGCGGGGTCGCTCTCGCCGGGCCAACTCCTCGTCGACGCGACCACCACGCACCCCGACACCTCGCTCGCCTGCGAGGAACTGTGCGCCGACGCCGGCGCCGGGTTCGTCGAGGCGCCCATCACCGGCGCCGCGCCGCGGGAGGGCTATCAGATGATGGTCGGCGGGAGCGAGGAGCACTACGCGGCGGCGACGCCGTTGCTCGACGTGCTTTCGGACGCCCACGTCCGCGTCGGCCCCGTCCCCGACGGAACGATACTCAAACTCGGCCTCCAGATGCGCTACGCCGGGCGGCGGGCGCTCGACGCCGAGATAGTCGAGTTCGCCCGCGACAACGGCGTCGACCCGACGCTGTTCGCCGAGTTCTTCGGCATGGACATCCCGGAAAATTTCGTCACCGGGGACTTCACGCGGGACGTCGAGGGGTTGGGCGCTCGGGCCATCTGGGACAAAGACATCGGGTACGCGCGGTCCGTCGCCCACGAGGAGGGGACGGCCCTGCCGGTGAACGCCGTCGTCCACGAGGCCTTCCGCGCGACCCGACGCCTCGCCGACGACGAGGAGAAGGACGCCTCGGCGCTCATCCGGTACTGGATGGCGCTCAACGGCGCCGAGGACCGATACGAGTAG
- the pdhA gene encoding pyruvate dehydrogenase (acetyl-transferring) E1 component subunit alpha — translation MVSSDDVLSREPDETVQVLDADGTVVSPDLLPDLGAETLVSMYRDMLFCRRFDERMISLQRQGRIGTYSSLAGQEGSQMGSTYALAPEDLVSYQYREHGAVVGRGFPWEYLLYWAGHEAGNAALAELEIFPLNIAIADHLPHVVGAAMAMKLREESRVAVAHFGDGATSEGDFHEAMNFAGVYDVPAVFVCNNNQWAISTPRARQTASETFAQKATAYGFDGVQVDGMDPLATYVVTRAARERALDDSGEHPRPTLVEAVQYRFGAHTTADDPSVYRDDEEVEEWKRKDPLDRFETFLRDRRHLDDQRREEMEAEITEALADAVDRMESFEADPESMFDYTYAEATPGIREQRERFHDLREKYGDESFLRE, via the coding sequence ATGGTGTCGAGTGACGACGTGCTGTCGCGCGAACCCGACGAGACGGTGCAGGTACTGGACGCCGACGGGACCGTCGTCTCGCCGGACCTCCTGCCCGACCTGGGAGCGGAGACGCTCGTCTCGATGTACCGCGATATGCTCTTTTGTAGGCGGTTCGACGAGCGGATGATCAGCCTCCAGCGGCAGGGTCGCATCGGGACGTACTCCTCGCTCGCGGGGCAGGAAGGGTCGCAGATGGGGTCGACGTACGCGCTCGCCCCCGAGGACCTCGTCTCCTATCAGTACCGCGAGCACGGCGCCGTCGTCGGCCGCGGATTCCCGTGGGAGTATCTCCTCTACTGGGCGGGTCACGAGGCGGGGAACGCGGCGCTGGCGGAGTTGGAGATATTCCCGCTAAACATCGCTATCGCCGACCACCTCCCGCACGTCGTCGGCGCGGCGATGGCGATGAAACTGCGAGAGGAGTCGCGGGTGGCGGTGGCGCACTTCGGCGACGGCGCGACGAGCGAGGGGGATTTCCACGAGGCGATGAACTTCGCCGGCGTGTACGACGTACCCGCCGTCTTCGTCTGCAACAACAACCAGTGGGCCATCTCGACGCCGCGGGCGCGCCAGACGGCGAGCGAGACGTTCGCGCAGAAGGCGACGGCGTACGGCTTCGACGGGGTTCAGGTCGACGGGATGGACCCGCTGGCGACGTACGTCGTGACGCGGGCCGCCCGCGAGCGAGCGCTGGACGACTCGGGCGAACACCCCCGCCCGACGCTCGTCGAGGCGGTGCAGTACCGCTTCGGCGCGCACACGACGGCCGACGACCCCTCGGTCTATCGCGACGACGAGGAGGTTGAAGAGTGGAAGCGGAAGGACCCGCTGGACCGCTTCGAGACGTTCCTCCGCGACCGGAGGCACCTCGACGACCAGAGGCGAGAGGAGATGGAAGCGGAGATAACCGAGGCGCTGGCGGACGCCGTCGACCGGATGGAGTCGTTCGAGGCGGACCCCGAGTCGATGTTCGACTACACCTACGCGGAGGCGACGCCCGGAATTCGGGAACAGCGCGAACGCTTCCACGACCTGCGTGAGAAGTACGGCGACGAGTCGTTCCTGCGGGAGTAG